A window of the Helianthus annuus cultivar XRQ/B chromosome 4, HanXRQr2.0-SUNRISE, whole genome shotgun sequence genome harbors these coding sequences:
- the LOC110933077 gene encoding uncharacterized protein LOC110933077, translating to MSNLSKLEFTALDISGNNYLPWTLDAKIHLTANNLGETTIDGNQTSPQDQAKAMIFLRDHLHEDLKREYLTVGDPLELWTNIKERFDHQKLVLLPKARYEWLHLRLQDFKTVSEYNSELKLCGEKITDEDMLEKNFSTLYATNMLLSQQYRECKFTKYSEFISCLLVAEQNNKLLLQNH from the coding sequence ATGTCGAACTTATCAAAGCTTGAATTCACCGCACTTGACATCTCGGGTAACAACTACCTCCCATGGACTCTTGATGCTAAAATTCATTTGACAGCAAATAATTTGGGGGAGACAACTATTGATGGTAATCAAACTTCACCTCAAGATCAAGCGAAAGCTATGATATTCCTCCGCGATCATCTTCATGAAGATCTAAAGCGGGAATATCTAACCGTTGGGGACCCCCTTGAATTATGGACAAACATCAAAGAACGttttgaccaccagaagttggtctTACTCCCCAAAGCCCGCTATGAATGGCTTCATTTACGACTACAGGATTTTAAGACTGTCAGTGAATATAATTCTGAGTTAAAATTATGTGGTGAAAAAATAACCGATGAAGACATGCTTGAAAAAAATTTCTCAACGTTATATGCCACAAACATGCTCCTGTCGCAACAATACCGGGAATGTAAATTTACTAAATATTCTGAATTCATATCATGCCTTCTGGTTGCGGAGCAAAACAACAAGCTCCTACTACAAAACCATTAA
- the LOC110933076 gene encoding protein FAR1-RELATED SEQUENCE 5-like encodes MASLSQSTVQWQNNMMSNVSSSVDAPNNSSDDALDNYINTNVVDEEGTTTLDSHIYKIFRNRFVVLIIIRRMTLDIGYPMLSTTKKSKDGTVRLRYVLCSRSGKPNCQNVDSMLLKSSSKLPRSSNYKFSDCKAKIKVKVFKGYPGLRLYEFVESHNHPLVSIENMDLTRKRRQLEFSDQDFIHRLSLAKVGPSTAFKMQAVLKGGQHNVRDEVMKCNYRVFGEVLAFDATYCTNQYNMIFVPFTGVDHHKNCVTFAAALLYDETIESFTWMLEQFLEAHVKQPRLVLTDQDPAMKQAIAKVFNESVHRLCMWHIMDKLPHKIDGDVLQNTNLRRHKWLSDMFSIRDQWVPVYVVF; translated from the exons ATGGCCTCACTAAG TCAATCAACTGTTCAGTGGCAAAACAACATGATGTCGAATGTGTCCAGCTCTGTTGATGCACCGAACAATAGCTCTGATGATGCACTGGACAATTATATTAATACCAATGTTGTTGATGAAGAAGGTACTACTACTCTAGAT AGCCACATATACAAGATTTTTAGGAATCGGTTCGTAGTACTTATTATCATTCGCCGAATGACACTAGATATTGGATACCCAAT GTTGTCGACAACTAAGAAATCAAAAGATGGTACTGTTAGACTTAGGTATGTTCTTTGTAGTAGATCGGGAAAGCCCAATTGCCAAAATGTTGATTCAATGCTTTTAAAGTCATCTTCCAAGTTGCCTCGTAGCAGTAATTACAAGTTTTCAGACTGTAAAGCTAAAATAAAGGTTAAAGTTTTCAAGGGTTATCCTGGTTTACGGTTATATGAATTTGTTGAGTCTCATAATCACCCGTTAGTTTCAATTGAGAACATGGATTTGACGCGCAAGAGGCGGCAACTAGAATTTAGCGACCAAGATTTCATTCATAGGCTAAGTTTAGCTAAAGTTGGCCCGTCAACTGCCTTTAAGATGCAAGCTGTTTTGAAAGGGGGACAACACAACGTCCGTG ATGAGGTTATGAAGTGCAATTACAGAGTTTTTGGCGAAGTATTAGCTTTTGATGCCACCTACTGTACTAACCA GTATAATATGATTTTTGTTCCTTTTACGGGGGTTGATCACCATAAGAATTGCGTAACATTTGCGGCTGCTCTTCTTTATGATGAAACTATTGAGTCGTTCACATGGATGTTGGAACAATTTCTTGAAGCACATG TTAAACAACCGAGGCTAGTGTTAACCGACCAAGACCCGGCAATGAAACAAGCCATAGCTAAAGTTTTCAATGAATCTGTCCATCGTCTATGTATGTGGCATATTATGGATAAACTTCCTCATAAG ATTGATGGTGATGTGTTACAGAATACCAACTTGAGG CGTCACAAGTGGTTGTCTGATATGTTTTCTATTAGAGATCAGTGGGTCCCAG TTTATGTTGTGTTTTGA